The Urbifossiella limnaea genome has a window encoding:
- a CDS encoding DUF1552 domain-containing protein, with product MHRHPPTRRAFLGTAGATVALPFLEQLAPAASPKPPTRLGIWTVTGGTVLESCKPKESGRLPDKLPSILRPLEFARDDLLILSGLSHHGRSEGGLNAHEHCSLLHLTGAEVVRKVDGKLVAGPSVDQVAARAVGGQTFLPSLEIGLAGHENKYSFRAADVPVPFEANPRLIFDRMFRGRRPVVPNWAARATTPPPAPTTRPDTPDRSVLDLVREEANDLRRGLGAADQRRLDQYLEAVRAIERRIAFAEARQQVEARDALNPGPSRLTVPGNLPAANVPIWQITNPVSRDPERHEDYIRLMAELMVLAFQTDTTRVCTFACGSDEALFPGVVTVGYETHCHTLEHQGNAGRVEDADPIAREALRQIHAWYTKLFAETVRAMKAIDEGGSSLLDNTLLLYTSYMADGGHGTRDYPVVLAGKGGGSVRPGRHVAYTPQTPVANLYVELLDRMGAKVGRFGESHTSAHRRYDGRLPDLT from the coding sequence CGGCGCCACAGTCGCGCTGCCGTTCCTCGAACAACTCGCCCCCGCGGCGTCGCCGAAGCCGCCGACCCGCCTCGGCATCTGGACCGTCACCGGCGGCACCGTGCTCGAATCGTGTAAGCCCAAGGAATCCGGCCGCCTGCCGGACAAGCTGCCGTCGATCCTCCGGCCGCTGGAGTTCGCCCGCGACGACCTGTTGATCCTCTCCGGCCTCAGCCACCACGGCCGCAGCGAGGGCGGGTTGAACGCCCACGAGCACTGCTCGCTGCTGCACCTCACCGGCGCCGAGGTCGTCCGCAAGGTGGACGGCAAACTCGTCGCCGGGCCGTCGGTCGATCAGGTGGCCGCGCGGGCGGTCGGGGGCCAGACGTTCCTGCCGTCGCTGGAGATCGGCCTGGCCGGGCACGAGAACAAGTACTCGTTTCGCGCCGCCGACGTGCCGGTGCCGTTCGAGGCGAACCCGCGGCTGATCTTCGACCGCATGTTCCGCGGCCGCCGCCCGGTGGTGCCGAACTGGGCCGCCCGCGCGACTACCCCGCCGCCTGCCCCGACGACGCGCCCCGACACGCCCGACCGGAGCGTCCTGGACCTGGTGCGCGAGGAGGCCAACGACCTGCGCCGCGGCCTCGGCGCCGCCGACCAGCGCCGCCTCGACCAGTATTTGGAAGCCGTCCGTGCCATCGAGCGCCGCATCGCCTTTGCCGAGGCCCGGCAGCAGGTCGAAGCGCGCGACGCGCTCAACCCCGGCCCGTCTCGCCTGACCGTGCCCGGCAACCTCCCCGCGGCGAACGTGCCGATCTGGCAGATCACCAACCCCGTGTCCCGCGACCCGGAACGGCACGAGGACTACATCCGCCTCATGGCCGAGCTGATGGTGCTGGCCTTCCAGACGGACACGACGCGCGTCTGCACGTTCGCCTGCGGCAGCGACGAGGCGCTGTTCCCCGGTGTGGTCACCGTCGGCTACGAGACGCACTGCCACACGCTGGAGCACCAGGGGAATGCCGGCCGCGTCGAGGACGCCGACCCGATCGCCCGCGAGGCGCTGCGACAGATTCACGCCTGGTACACGAAGCTGTTCGCCGAAACGGTGCGGGCGATGAAGGCGATCGACGAGGGCGGCAGTTCGCTACTCGACAACACGCTGTTGCTCTACACGTCGTACATGGCCGACGGCGGCCACGGCACCCGCGACTACCCCGTGGTACTGGCCGGCAAGGGCGGCGGCTCGGTTCGGCCGGGCCGACACGTGGCGTACACGCCCCAGACGCCGGTCGCCAACCTGTACGTCGAGTTGCTGGACCGTATGGGGGCGAAGGTCGGCCGCTTCGGCGAGAGCCACACCAGCGCCCACCGCCGCTACGACGGCCGTCTCCCCGACCTCACCTGA